In Nitrospira sp., one DNA window encodes the following:
- a CDS encoding formylglycine-generating enzyme family protein has protein sequence MPTMSRLSWAVSTVVFGGLVAAGLWHWFYDGSRSSPASTVMTCDMGISSAKANRNSQSAGKDAAAVEVSTAQPVPGSTQNKPAPPGPAPDGMAWIPGGEFWMGADEFPDAQPWHRVYVEGFWMDKTEVTNEQFARFVNATKYMTVAERAPRAEDFPGAPPENLVPGSVVFSPPDSPVRLNDHFQWWSYVKGASWRHPEGPQSHIKDRGHYPVVHIAYEDALAYATWAGKRLPTEAEFESAARGGLDRKPYPWGDELKPKGKFMANTFQGHFPDQNTNEDGYQHAAPVASFPSNGYGLFDIAGNVWEWTNDWYRHDYYRILAAQGPVARNPQGPSDSFDPSEPGVKKKVHKGGSFLCTDQYCARYIAGGRGKGELDTGTNHLGFRLVREA, from the coding sequence ATGCCCACCATGTCGCGGCTCTCATGGGCGGTTTCTACGGTTGTATTCGGCGGGCTCGTCGCCGCAGGTCTTTGGCACTGGTTTTACGACGGTTCGCGGTCGTCACCAGCCTCGACCGTTATGACCTGCGACATGGGCATCTCGTCCGCCAAGGCGAATCGCAATTCTCAATCTGCCGGCAAAGACGCCGCTGCCGTCGAAGTCTCAACGGCCCAACCGGTCCCAGGATCAACGCAAAACAAACCAGCCCCGCCCGGGCCTGCGCCGGACGGAATGGCCTGGATCCCGGGAGGCGAGTTCTGGATGGGCGCAGACGAGTTCCCGGACGCGCAGCCCTGGCATCGCGTGTACGTCGAGGGCTTTTGGATGGACAAGACCGAAGTCACGAACGAGCAGTTCGCCCGATTCGTGAACGCGACCAAGTACATGACGGTCGCCGAGCGGGCGCCGCGGGCGGAGGATTTTCCCGGCGCGCCGCCGGAGAATCTCGTACCGGGCTCGGTCGTCTTCTCGCCGCCCGACAGTCCTGTACGACTGAACGATCATTTCCAATGGTGGAGTTATGTGAAGGGAGCGAGCTGGCGCCATCCGGAGGGACCGCAGAGTCACATCAAAGACCGTGGACACTATCCCGTCGTCCATATCGCCTACGAAGACGCGCTGGCCTACGCAACCTGGGCAGGGAAGCGCCTGCCCACCGAGGCCGAGTTTGAATCAGCCGCACGCGGTGGACTCGACCGCAAACCCTATCCCTGGGGCGATGAACTGAAACCGAAGGGGAAGTTCATGGCCAATACATTTCAAGGGCATTTCCCCGACCAGAACACGAACGAGGATGGGTACCAACATGCCGCCCCTGTCGCATCCTTTCCATCGAACGGCTATGGGCTCTTCGATATTGCGGGCAATGTCTGGGAGTGGACCAACGATTGGTATCGGCATGACTATTATCGGATCTTGGCCGCTCAGGGACCGGTCGCGCGCAACCCGCAGGGGCCGTCCGACAGTTTCGATCCCAGCGAACCAGGGGTGAAGAAGAAAGTGCATAAGGGCGGCTCATTCCTCTGTACCGACCAATACTGTGCGCGCTATATTGCAGGCGGGCGCGGGAAGGGCGAGCTGGACACAGGGACGAACCATCTGGGATTTCGGTTGGTGCGAGAGGCCTGA
- a CDS encoding ParA family protein, which yields MRLIAIINQKGGSGKTTTTVNLAAALAEQGRRVLVLDLDPQASASSWLGVKDGGRGLLDVLTNRSPLAELVQPTSADGVDIIPSSSWLIGAEKALAGEVGAEAILRQRLGALKGSWQYILIDCPPALGFLTVNALTAARELLVPVESHVMALGGLARILETLEQVKERLNSEITMAGIVACRVDLRTRHAQEVVEQLRGRFGPLVYNTLIRENVRLAECPSFGQPITRYDSACNGAEDYRRLATEVIRQEHA from the coding sequence ATGCGCCTCATTGCCATCATCAACCAGAAGGGCGGAAGTGGAAAGACGACCACGACAGTCAATCTGGCGGCCGCATTGGCAGAGCAGGGGCGGCGCGTGCTCGTCCTGGATCTCGATCCGCAGGCCTCCGCGTCGAGCTGGCTCGGCGTGAAAGACGGCGGACGGGGGCTCTTGGACGTTCTGACGAACCGCTCACCGCTGGCCGAACTGGTTCAGCCCACGTCGGCCGACGGCGTCGATATCATCCCCTCTTCCTCCTGGCTGATCGGGGCGGAAAAAGCGCTTGCCGGCGAAGTGGGTGCCGAAGCGATTCTACGGCAACGGCTCGGCGCGCTCAAAGGGTCCTGGCAGTATATTCTGATTGATTGCCCTCCGGCGCTGGGATTCCTCACTGTCAATGCGCTGACCGCGGCGCGGGAACTGTTGGTGCCGGTGGAGAGCCATGTCATGGCTCTGGGTGGACTGGCCCGTATCTTGGAAACCCTCGAGCAGGTCAAAGAGCGTCTCAATTCCGAGATTACTATGGCGGGCATTGTCGCTTGCCGGGTCGATTTGAGAACCCGCCATGCTCAGGAGGTAGTCGAGCAACTCAGAGGTCGTTTTGGACCGCTTGTATACAACACGCTGATCCGGGAGAATGTACGCCTGGCCGAATGTCCTTCGTTCGGCCAACCGATCACACGATACGATTCAGCTTGCAATGGAGCCGAAGACTACCGGAGGCTTGCGACGGAAGTGATCCGACAAGAGCATGCGTAA
- a CDS encoding TolC family protein: MVELHRVLGRRVVRRAVSRAALVIVTVLACLIPTTNGQAQIPDIPFIPSAVEDWLSQIQRGLFGDGFFKRETIPKVEPLRPGPTVLQLTVDETMSLFLKQNLDLLLAHYGIDAAKGRQITARLFPNPTLNVNTLSAYTQGCNLTNCGMVGPSVSQLFEVAGKRGYRIKAADLEASSVEAGFEDVVRQLVFVLKDSYFNLQRQRGHLAIDQKALDILSKSFQSSGRKSDSDIDRVRLGLLTVNTEAEVLKDLQAVEDASGDLRVLLRLSPDVEIELETPLIFYPKELKLAELVSYAVENRPDIRARRIVLDKRKTELKLARVIPYPNVTAQLGYMVQGPHGPDNQQQWGIGFSVPLPVFDRNQGGIVEAEVAIRMAQTEVDKATVLIQNEVSVSYRRFLHARKLVDATNGAIEHSSMVFQAAQEGYSKKEVGILDLESARRSYGETEINHLDALFGYYESLFRLERDTGRTINF; this comes from the coding sequence ATGGTGGAGCTGCATCGCGTACTAGGCAGAAGAGTTGTCCGACGCGCGGTCTCTCGGGCGGCGCTCGTAATCGTGACTGTACTGGCATGCCTCATACCGACAACCAACGGACAGGCGCAGATACCCGATATCCCTTTTATCCCCTCAGCCGTCGAAGACTGGCTGTCACAAATCCAAAGAGGGTTGTTTGGGGACGGGTTCTTCAAGCGTGAGACGATACCCAAAGTCGAACCCCTTCGTCCGGGACCCACCGTCTTGCAGCTCACAGTGGACGAAACCATGAGCTTGTTCCTGAAACAGAACTTGGACCTCCTACTGGCACATTACGGAATTGATGCCGCCAAAGGTCGCCAAATCACCGCCCGGCTCTTTCCCAATCCAACGCTCAACGTCAACACCCTGAGTGCCTATACTCAAGGATGCAACCTGACCAATTGCGGAATGGTCGGTCCGTCTGTGAGTCAACTGTTCGAAGTGGCCGGAAAGAGAGGCTACAGAATCAAGGCTGCCGACTTGGAGGCCTCATCCGTAGAGGCAGGATTCGAAGATGTGGTTCGGCAACTGGTGTTTGTGCTCAAGGACAGCTATTTTAATCTCCAGCGACAGCGTGGCCACCTGGCTATCGACCAAAAGGCGCTGGACATTCTTTCGAAATCGTTTCAATCGTCCGGCAGGAAGTCAGATTCCGACATCGATCGGGTGAGGTTGGGTCTGCTGACCGTCAACACGGAAGCGGAAGTGCTCAAGGATCTGCAAGCCGTCGAAGACGCCTCAGGCGACCTCCGGGTCCTCTTAAGGCTGTCCCCGGATGTCGAAATCGAACTGGAAACACCCCTCATATTCTACCCAAAGGAGCTAAAGCTCGCTGAACTCGTGAGCTATGCGGTGGAAAACCGTCCGGACATCCGGGCCCGCCGGATCGTCCTCGACAAACGAAAAACGGAGCTGAAACTGGCACGAGTGATTCCCTATCCCAACGTGACGGCACAGCTGGGATACATGGTCCAGGGACCTCACGGTCCGGACAACCAGCAACAGTGGGGCATCGGTTTCAGCGTGCCGCTTCCGGTCTTCGATAGGAATCAAGGAGGGATTGTCGAGGCTGAGGTGGCCATCAGGATGGCCCAAACCGAAGTGGACAAGGCGACGGTGCTGATCCAGAACGAGGTCAGCGTCTCATACCGCAGGTTCCTGCACGCCAGGAAACTGGTCGATGCGACCAATGGAGCAATCGAGCACTCTTCCATGGTCTTTCAGGCCGCTCAAGAGGGTTATTCGAAAAAGGAAGTCGGAATCCTCGACTTGGAAAGCGCACGCCGCTCCTATGGGGAAACAGAAATCAATCATCTGGATGCTCTGTTCGGCTACTACGAATCACTGTTCCGCCTTGAACGGGACACCGGACGCACGATCAACTTTTGA
- a CDS encoding DUF5132 domain-containing protein: MERIVSGIGAIFRPIAKELIKGGIVLADAVSELASETGEQFKDLLAEAKADLEKSKSQQQGSGTSEDQNNDSTPKT; encoded by the coding sequence GTGGAACGCATTGTGTCAGGGATCGGAGCGATTTTCCGTCCCATCGCGAAGGAATTGATCAAGGGTGGGATCGTCCTGGCTGATGCAGTCTCCGAATTGGCTTCTGAGACAGGCGAACAGTTCAAGGATCTGCTCGCCGAGGCCAAGGCTGATTTGGAGAAGTCCAAGAGCCAGCAGCAAGGGAGCGGTACCTCAGAGGACCAGAATAATGACAGCACCCCCAAGACCTGA
- the cax gene encoding calcium/proton exchanger, with translation MSLNVLLICIPIALALDWYQASPIAVFLVSALAIIPLAGLMGRATEQLSNYVGATIGGLLSASLGNAPELIIAGFALKEGLIDVVKASITGSILGNTLFSLGLSMIVGGWGRQGQHFNRTVAGMSGGLMFVASIGLLIPAMFHFASGQERAVSLEISIVLFVTYILSLVFTLKTHRQLIQKDPETSGAEESHGASHEAHWSKGKAIGVLAAVTVVIAVVSEILVGAIEPASESLGFTPIFAGIIFLALVGNAAEAMNAVGFARKNQMDLSFGIAVGASTQVALFVAPVLVFVGYFLGQPMDLHFTFFEIIAIVLAVAVVSRLTSDGECHWMEGVMLMAVYVMFAIGFFFLPVR, from the coding sequence ATGAGCCTGAACGTTCTGCTGATCTGTATCCCTATCGCCCTCGCACTAGATTGGTATCAGGCGAGCCCGATTGCCGTCTTTTTGGTCTCCGCCCTGGCCATTATCCCGCTCGCCGGCCTCATGGGCCGTGCGACGGAGCAACTCTCGAACTATGTGGGAGCCACGATCGGTGGACTGTTGAGCGCCTCCCTCGGTAACGCGCCGGAGTTGATTATCGCCGGCTTCGCCCTCAAGGAAGGCTTGATCGATGTGGTCAAGGCCTCGATCACCGGGTCCATCCTGGGCAATACGCTGTTTTCGCTCGGCCTTTCGATGATCGTCGGTGGCTGGGGTCGGCAAGGTCAGCACTTCAACAGGACGGTGGCCGGCATGAGCGGAGGCCTCATGTTCGTGGCGTCGATAGGACTTCTGATTCCGGCGATGTTTCATTTCGCAAGCGGTCAGGAGCGCGCAGTAAGCCTGGAGATTTCGATCGTCCTCTTTGTCACCTACATCCTGAGTCTCGTGTTTACCCTCAAGACGCATCGGCAACTCATCCAGAAGGATCCTGAGACGTCCGGTGCGGAGGAGTCGCATGGAGCCTCGCACGAAGCCCATTGGAGCAAAGGGAAAGCCATCGGCGTGCTGGCCGCGGTCACCGTCGTGATCGCCGTCGTGAGCGAAATCCTCGTCGGAGCCATCGAGCCGGCCTCCGAATCGCTCGGATTCACCCCGATCTTCGCCGGGATCATTTTTCTCGCGCTGGTCGGTAACGCCGCGGAGGCGATGAATGCCGTGGGGTTCGCACGAAAGAACCAGATGGATTTATCCTTCGGTATTGCGGTCGGGGCCAGCACACAGGTGGCGTTGTTCGTGGCCCCGGTGCTCGTCTTCGTGGGTTATTTCCTGGGGCAGCCCATGGATCTTCACTTCACCTTCTTCGAGATCATCGCGATCGTGCTCGCCGTCGCCGTCGTCAGTCGGCTGACGTCAGACGGAGAATGTCACTGGATGGAGGGCGTGATGCTGATGGCTGTCTACGTGATGTTCGCGATCGGGTTCTTCTTTCTTCCCGTGCGATGA
- a CDS encoding YMGG-like glycine zipper-containing protein, translating into MKPVVCLIGTALLSGLIGVSVDVQAEVFIFPEKGQSKDQQELDQFTCYKWAKEQTGIDPNQTSMAAAPPPPEQGQAVRGAARGAAVGAIGGAIGGNAAKGAAIGAGVGGGAGAIRHRRAEMEYQREVQEASAERQQEQQQFNRAYGVCLEGKGYKVG; encoded by the coding sequence ATGAAACCTGTCGTGTGTCTTATCGGAACGGCGCTGTTGAGCGGCCTGATCGGAGTCTCAGTCGACGTCCAGGCCGAAGTGTTCATCTTCCCTGAAAAGGGACAGAGCAAGGATCAACAGGAGCTCGACCAGTTTACCTGCTACAAGTGGGCAAAAGAGCAAACGGGCATTGATCCGAACCAGACGTCAATGGCCGCGGCGCCACCGCCTCCCGAACAGGGGCAAGCCGTGCGCGGCGCGGCGCGCGGCGCGGCCGTCGGCGCGATCGGGGGCGCGATCGGCGGCAATGCCGCTAAAGGCGCGGCGATCGGGGCGGGGGTCGGGGGAGGAGCCGGCGCGATTCGCCATCGCCGTGCGGAGATGGAATATCAACGCGAGGTGCAGGAGGCCTCTGCCGAGCGGCAGCAGGAACAGCAACAGTTCAACCGCGCCTATGGTGTCTGTTTGGAAGGCAAGGGCTATAAGGTGGGGTAA
- a CDS encoding arylsulfatase produces MRPCPNFLAVTAALLTLGAGVTLANDFAYAADKLDPSTKIRAGAEQGRGIDRTVLPIQEPKRPTITTFDARNVKAPPRFEIKAPAKAPNVLIVLIDDFGFGMSSAFGGPIHMPTVERLADNGLRYNQFHTTALCSPTRAALLSGRNHHTNNMGAITEAATAFPGNTGQRPNSVAPLAEMLRLNGYNTAFFGKNHETAAWEVSPSGPTDRWPTRSGFDKFYGFIGGEANQWAPALYDGFARVELPNDPKYHLMTDMTNQAIHWMQYQKSLTPDRPFFIYFAPGATHAPHHVPKEWIATYKGKFDGGWDQFREETLARQIKLGVVPAGTRLAPKPEAIKNWDTLSADEKKLFARQMEIFAGFAEYTDSEIGRLIHALEETGQMANTLIMYICGDNGTSAEGGMNGLFNEYTYFNRVPETVESILQHYDELGGPMSYNHMAAGWAVAGDTPFTWTKQVASNFGGTRNGMVIHWPKAVKARGEVRSQFHHVIDIAPTVLEAAKLPEPKMVNGTKQSPIEGVSMVYTFNDAKAKSRRPIQYFEMMGNRGIYVDGWFAGTVHRAPWEYEPRQSLADDKWELYDTHKDFSLTTDLAGKNPAKLKELQAVFMKEAVKYHVLPIDDRVLERMNAATAGRPDLMAGRTTLTLYEGMTGMSENVFINTKNRSHTITAEVEIPEGGADGVILAQAGRFGGWSLYVKDGKPTYTYNFVGLQRFTISSPQALGTGKAAIRYEFDYDGGGPGKGGMGILSVNGDKVADGRIEHTQCCVYSADEGADVGVDEGTPVTEDYKARDNKFTGKIHKVTIELKELKTAGGGGIDRAMHEASKRKTLSD; encoded by the coding sequence ATGAGACCCTGTCCAAACTTTTTGGCTGTCACTGCTGCTCTACTGACATTGGGGGCGGGTGTAACCCTCGCAAATGACTTCGCGTACGCAGCCGACAAGCTCGACCCTTCGACAAAGATCAGGGCCGGCGCTGAGCAAGGGCGAGGCATTGACCGCACGGTGCTGCCGATCCAGGAGCCGAAACGCCCGACGATCACCACGTTCGATGCGCGCAACGTCAAGGCGCCGCCGCGGTTCGAGATCAAGGCGCCGGCCAAGGCTCCGAACGTCCTGATCGTGCTCATTGACGACTTCGGCTTCGGCATGTCCAGCGCGTTCGGCGGACCCATTCACATGCCGACCGTGGAACGTCTCGCCGATAACGGCTTGCGGTATAACCAGTTTCATACCACCGCGTTGTGCTCGCCTACCCGCGCGGCCTTGCTCAGTGGCCGCAACCATCACACGAACAATATGGGCGCGATCACGGAGGCCGCAACGGCCTTTCCTGGCAACACCGGTCAACGCCCCAATAGCGTGGCGCCGCTCGCGGAGATGTTGCGGCTGAACGGCTACAACACGGCCTTTTTCGGCAAGAATCATGAAACAGCGGCCTGGGAGGTGAGTCCATCGGGTCCCACCGATCGCTGGCCGACCCGGTCGGGCTTCGACAAGTTTTATGGCTTCATCGGCGGTGAAGCCAACCAATGGGCGCCGGCCCTCTATGACGGATTTGCACGGGTGGAGTTGCCGAACGATCCGAAGTATCACCTCATGACAGACATGACGAACCAGGCGATTCACTGGATGCAGTACCAGAAATCGCTCACGCCCGACAGGCCGTTTTTCATCTACTTTGCGCCGGGCGCCACCCATGCGCCGCACCATGTGCCGAAAGAATGGATCGCAACGTACAAAGGGAAGTTCGACGGAGGGTGGGATCAATTCCGGGAAGAGACGTTGGCCCGCCAGATCAAGTTGGGTGTCGTGCCTGCCGGCACCAGACTCGCGCCCAAACCTGAGGCCATCAAGAACTGGGACACACTCAGCGCCGACGAAAAGAAACTCTTCGCGCGTCAGATGGAGATCTTCGCCGGCTTCGCCGAATACACAGACAGCGAGATCGGCCGACTGATCCATGCGCTCGAAGAAACCGGTCAGATGGCGAACACGTTGATCATGTACATCTGCGGCGATAACGGGACCAGCGCCGAGGGAGGGATGAACGGCCTGTTCAACGAGTACACCTACTTCAATCGTGTGCCGGAAACCGTCGAGAGCATCCTGCAACATTATGACGAGCTCGGTGGGCCGATGTCCTACAACCACATGGCCGCCGGATGGGCTGTCGCAGGCGATACGCCCTTCACCTGGACCAAGCAGGTCGCATCGAATTTTGGCGGTACCCGAAATGGGATGGTGATTCACTGGCCCAAGGCCGTTAAGGCCAGGGGCGAGGTGCGGAGCCAGTTCCATCATGTGATCGACATTGCGCCGACGGTCCTGGAAGCCGCGAAGTTGCCGGAACCGAAGATGGTCAATGGGACCAAACAGTCTCCGATCGAAGGCGTCAGCATGGTCTACACCTTCAACGATGCGAAGGCGAAGAGCCGCCGACCCATTCAATACTTCGAGATGATGGGCAACCGGGGCATTTACGTCGATGGGTGGTTCGCCGGGACCGTCCATCGGGCTCCATGGGAATATGAACCGCGGCAAAGCCTCGCGGACGACAAGTGGGAACTCTATGACACGCACAAGGATTTCAGCCTGACCACGGACTTGGCTGGCAAGAATCCGGCAAAGCTCAAAGAGCTACAGGCAGTCTTCATGAAGGAGGCGGTGAAGTATCACGTGCTCCCCATCGACGATCGCGTGTTGGAGCGCATGAATGCCGCCACTGCGGGGCGACCGGATTTGATGGCCGGTCGTACGACCTTGACCCTGTATGAAGGTATGACCGGTATGTCGGAGAACGTATTCATCAACACGAAGAACCGCTCGCACACGATCACAGCAGAAGTGGAAATTCCTGAGGGAGGCGCCGACGGCGTCATCCTCGCTCAAGCCGGGCGCTTCGGAGGTTGGAGTCTGTATGTGAAGGACGGCAAGCCGACTTACACCTACAACTTCGTCGGCCTGCAGCGCTTTACCATTTCATCTCCGCAGGCGCTTGGCACGGGGAAGGCTGCAATTCGGTACGAATTTGACTACGACGGTGGGGGACCAGGCAAAGGCGGTATGGGCATACTCTCGGTTAATGGGGATAAGGTCGCCGACGGTCGGATCGAGCATACCCAATGCTGTGTCTATTCGGCCGATGAGGGGGCCGATGTCGGCGTCGATGAAGGGACTCCGGTCACGGAAGACTACAAAGCGCGCGACAACAAGTTCACCGGCAAGATTCACAAGGTCACGATCGAATTGAAGGAGCTGAAAACCGCCGGCGGTGGTGGGATCGACCGTGCCATGCATGAAGCCTCCAAGCGGAAAACCTTGTCCGACTGA
- a CDS encoding BrnT family toxin, translated as MYTVHMHELRFEWDEAKNRSNMRKHGVSFEEAQTVFLDDHAIRFYDPDHSGDEDRFLMMGLSVKLRLLIVCHCYLENDGVIRIISARKATRSEATHYER; from the coding sequence ATGTACACTGTACATATGCATGAGCTGCGGTTCGAATGGGATGAGGCCAAGAACCGCAGCAACATGCGAAAACACGGCGTCTCATTCGAGGAGGCGCAAACGGTCTTTCTCGATGATCATGCGATCAGGTTCTATGATCCGGACCACTCAGGCGATGAAGACCGTTTCCTGATGATGGGACTTAGCGTTAAATTGCGCCTTCTGATCGTCTGTCATTGCTATCTGGAAAACGATGGCGTCATCCGAATTATTTCGGCACGGAAAGCTACTCGAAGCGAAGCGACACACTACGAGAGGTGA
- a CDS encoding ATP-binding protein translates to MKYIDRQQAARLQTLLRSFPAVLLVGPRQCGKSTLAHHALPGWMHLDLDRPADIALLAADLEGFFDAHPHKVVIDEAQRLPEVFPVLRHVIDRSRGKGRFLLLGSASPAIMQSVSETLAGRVALLELTPLLCSELTGTARSADRWFWGGFPPIHGLRNSDARSEWLNAYVSTFLERDLPALGIGLPARRLRVLWTMLTHIHGNLLNVSDLARSLAVSSHTIAGDLDVLDGAFMLRRLPPYYANVQKRLTKSVKLYVRDTGLLHFLAGLRRPPELATWSRRGASFEGLVIEELAALAARRLVRPELFFWRTQAGAEVDLLIVEGRRILPIEIKAGSAVDRYAVAGLRQCMKDLGLRRGVVVSTTRERRRLSPDIEIIPWADITSGQIKLF, encoded by the coding sequence ATGAAATATATCGACCGGCAACAGGCAGCGCGTCTTCAAACCCTCCTTCGGTCTTTTCCGGCCGTGCTCCTCGTCGGTCCCCGTCAGTGCGGCAAGAGCACTCTGGCACATCACGCGCTCCCTGGTTGGATGCATCTCGATCTCGACCGCCCGGCCGACATCGCTCTGCTGGCCGCTGATCTCGAGGGATTCTTCGACGCTCACCCTCACAAGGTCGTCATCGACGAGGCCCAGCGGCTACCCGAAGTCTTTCCCGTCCTGCGTCACGTGATCGACCGTTCGCGGGGCAAAGGTCGCTTCCTCCTGTTGGGATCGGCAAGCCCAGCCATCATGCAGTCGGTTTCCGAGACGCTGGCCGGCCGGGTAGCGCTCCTTGAACTCACCCCTCTCCTCTGCTCGGAGCTGACCGGCACCGCCCGATCAGCCGACCGCTGGTTCTGGGGTGGGTTTCCACCGATCCACGGTTTACGGAACTCGGACGCGCGCAGCGAGTGGCTCAACGCCTATGTCTCAACTTTTCTTGAACGCGACCTCCCTGCCCTCGGCATTGGACTGCCAGCACGGCGGCTCCGGGTGCTATGGACGATGCTGACCCATATCCACGGCAATCTTTTAAACGTCAGCGACCTTGCGCGGTCACTGGCCGTGTCCTCCCACACGATCGCGGGTGACCTGGATGTGCTCGATGGAGCATTCATGCTCCGCCGTCTCCCGCCGTACTACGCCAATGTGCAAAAGCGCCTGACGAAGAGTGTCAAGCTCTACGTGCGGGACACGGGTTTGCTGCACTTCTTGGCCGGCTTGCGCCGCCCCCCGGAGTTGGCAACGTGGTCCAGGCGAGGCGCGTCGTTCGAAGGTCTGGTGATCGAAGAACTCGCGGCCCTCGCCGCGCGCCGGCTGGTTCGCCCTGAGTTGTTCTTCTGGCGAACACAGGCCGGCGCCGAGGTGGACCTCCTGATTGTCGAAGGCCGACGCATCCTGCCGATTGAAATCAAAGCCGGCTCGGCAGTGGACCGCTACGCCGTCGCCGGACTGCGACAATGCATGAAGGATCTGGGCCTGCGCCGAGGTGTGGTCGTCTCGACGACACGAGAACGACGCCGCCTGTCTCCGGACATAGAGATCATCCCCTGGGCCGACATTACTTCCGGTCAGATCAAACTGTTCTGA